A genome region from Alistipes dispar includes the following:
- a CDS encoding glycosyltransferase has product MKITVLGPAHPYRGGLASILEIMARTFLRRGDDVDIKTFTLQYPSLLFPGESQTVATPPPADLRIRRCVNTVNPLNWLSVGRTIRRERPDFVLLKYWTPFMAPCFGTIARLARGNGHTKVLCQIDNVEPHERHLSDRPFNRYFLSSVDGFIYMSEQVHRELRAYTAAPALFSPHPLFENFGERVPRAEACGRLGLDPALRYVLFFGLVRDYKGLDLLLGAWALLKRRGRTEGRRLIVAGEFYTAKEPYLKQIAASGLREEVLLHDRFIPDAGVKDYFSAADFVVQPYKTATQSGVTQIAYQFCTPMVVTDVGGLAEIVPDGKVGYVCAPTAEAIAAAVERISDDGTLALFRRNCVGERRRFSWERMCDRVTELYGSVSGTPER; this is encoded by the coding sequence ATGAAAATTACCGTACTGGGTCCCGCACACCCCTACCGGGGCGGTCTGGCCTCGATTCTGGAGATCATGGCCCGCACTTTCCTGCGGAGGGGCGACGACGTGGACATCAAGACCTTCACGCTGCAATATCCCTCGCTGCTGTTTCCCGGCGAGAGCCAGACCGTGGCGACGCCTCCGCCCGCCGACCTGCGCATCCGGCGGTGCGTCAATACGGTGAATCCGCTGAACTGGCTGTCCGTGGGGCGCACGATCCGCCGCGAACGGCCCGATTTCGTGTTGCTGAAATACTGGACGCCCTTCATGGCGCCCTGCTTCGGGACGATCGCCCGCCTCGCACGCGGCAACGGACATACGAAAGTGCTGTGCCAGATCGACAATGTCGAACCGCACGAACGCCACCTTTCCGACCGGCCGTTCAACCGCTATTTCCTTTCGTCCGTGGACGGTTTCATATACATGTCGGAACAGGTGCACCGCGAATTGCGGGCCTATACCGCCGCGCCGGCGCTCTTCTCGCCGCATCCGCTGTTCGAGAACTTCGGCGAACGGGTTCCCCGTGCCGAGGCGTGCGGACGGTTGGGGCTGGACCCGGCGCTGCGCTACGTGCTTTTCTTCGGTCTCGTCCGCGACTACAAGGGACTGGACCTGCTGCTCGGAGCATGGGCGCTTCTGAAGCGCAGGGGGCGGACCGAAGGGCGGCGGCTCATTGTGGCGGGGGAGTTCTATACAGCGAAGGAGCCTTATCTGAAACAGATCGCCGCGAGCGGCCTGCGAGAGGAGGTGCTGCTGCACGACCGCTTCATTCCCGACGCCGGCGTGAAGGACTACTTCTCGGCGGCCGATTTCGTCGTGCAGCCCTACAAGACGGCCACGCAGAGCGGCGTGACGCAGATCGCCTACCAGTTCTGTACGCCGATGGTCGTGACGGACGTGGGAGGCCTGGCCGAGATCGTGCCCGACGGGAAGGTGGGGTATGTCTGCGCCCCGACCGCGGAGGCGATCGCCGCGGCCGTCGAACGGATTTCCGATGACGGAACGCTGGCGCTTTTCCGCCGCAACTGCGTCGGGGAGCGCCGCCGCTTCTCGTGGGAGCGGATGTGCGACCGCGTGACGGAGCTTTACGGGTCGGTTTCCGGCACTCCGGAGCGCTGA